A region of Paenibacillus sp. JNUCC-31 DNA encodes the following proteins:
- a CDS encoding NCS2 family permease has translation MKQGWMTRRLGMEPGDQWKKEVVAGAISYFAVVYIVMVNATILADAGMPLQAAMVGTLLTSIAGCLLMAFGGKSPIIVVPGMGINAFFTYTLVHSMKLSWQEALAVVSVTGVLFAIVAFTSLYKMISEAIPKNLQHGITVGIGLFLTFIGLQKSGIVIAHQTTFVAIGHFNDPGVITACVTLVIALVLFIRNVQGGLLISILAGTGLAYVLGAVNPGESVSAIEALRQYGSLFGELSLVKLADLAFWIAVFLLLLIVVFENIGLITAQTHLIGRPQRFKGSLRALSISTVLAGVFGSSPPVAAAETTAGIAAGGRTGLTPLVTAVLFGATFFFIPLLGYIPDSAIAPILIIIGGLMVQSVKDMDFSDFTEAFPAFLIMVMIPFTYSIVDGMAFGFIAYPLAKLAAGQGKQVPKVMYGIAILFLANFVLHGIL, from the coding sequence ATGAAACAAGGATGGATGACCAGGCGTCTTGGCATGGAGCCGGGAGACCAGTGGAAGAAGGAAGTTGTGGCGGGAGCCATCTCCTATTTTGCCGTGGTGTATATCGTGATGGTCAATGCAACCATTCTGGCTGATGCCGGAATGCCGCTGCAGGCGGCGATGGTGGGTACACTGCTGACGTCTATTGCTGGTTGTTTGCTGATGGCATTTGGTGGAAAATCGCCAATTATCGTTGTACCTGGAATGGGGATTAATGCGTTTTTCACATACACACTCGTACATTCGATGAAATTGAGCTGGCAGGAAGCCTTGGCGGTTGTATCCGTCACCGGTGTGCTGTTTGCGATAGTTGCATTTACATCACTATATAAAATGATTAGTGAGGCCATTCCGAAAAACCTGCAGCATGGTATTACGGTGGGGATTGGTCTGTTCCTGACGTTCATCGGTTTGCAAAAAAGCGGAATCGTCATCGCACATCAGACCACATTTGTGGCTATCGGACATTTTAATGATCCTGGAGTGATCACCGCCTGTGTTACTCTTGTGATCGCCTTGGTTTTATTTATACGTAATGTACAGGGCGGACTCTTGATCAGCATTCTCGCAGGGACAGGCCTTGCATATGTACTCGGTGCCGTGAATCCCGGTGAATCCGTGTCAGCTATAGAAGCATTGCGTCAATATGGCAGCTTGTTTGGGGAGCTGTCTTTGGTAAAGCTGGCCGATTTGGCGTTCTGGATCGCAGTATTCCTGTTGCTGCTCATTGTTGTATTTGAAAATATCGGATTGATTACGGCTCAGACGCATTTGATTGGCCGTCCACAGAGGTTCAAGGGGAGCTTGCGCGCACTATCGATTAGTACTGTGCTGGCAGGTGTATTCGGGAGTAGTCCTCCAGTTGCCGCAGCCGAGACTACAGCCGGGATTGCGGCTGGCGGTCGCACGGGTTTGACTCCGCTCGTTACAGCTGTGCTTTTCGGGGCAACATTCTTCTTTATCCCGCTGCTCGGTTACATTCCAGACAGCGCGATTGCTCCCATTTTGATCATAATTGGCGGCTTGATGGTACAAAGTGTGAAGGATATGGATTTTAGTGATTTTACGGAGGCTTTCCCAGCTTTTCTGATTATGGTCATGATTCCATTTACATATAGCATCGTGGACGGTATGGCATTTGGATTCATCGCGTATCCGCTGGCGAAGCTGGCGGCGGGTCAGGGTAAGCAGGTGCCTAAAGTCATGTACGGCATTGCCATTCTGTTTTTGGCCAATTTTGTGCTGCACGGGATATTGTAA
- the aspS gene encoding aspartate--tRNA ligase, whose amino-acid sequence MKRSHHCGALTTAHIGETVTLNGWVQTRRDLGGVLFIDLRDRSGIVQVVFNPAYSGEALQIADRVRSEYVIAVSGKVVKRDAETVNKNLPTGEIEVQITEIEVLNAAKTPPFFIEDGVEVDESLRLKYRYLDLRRPEMFETLKLRSKASKVFRDYLDGEEFVEVETPILTKSSPEGARDYLVPSRVHEGEFFALPQSPQIYKQLLMVGGLERYYQIARCFRDEDLRADRQPEFTQVDIETSFLQQDDLLPMMEELMAKLLRETKGIELELPFQRITYADAMGKYGSDKPDLRFGMELVEMNDIVANSGVKVFASVIEKGGEVKVLNAKGCGTWSRKEIDDLGPFAARYGAKGLAWIQVKDGEFKGPIVKFFTPEEIEAVKERTGAEEGDLLLFSADTKKVVADVLGALRLKIGRQLGLIDDSKFKFAWVVDFPLLGYDEDAKRYVAEHHPFTRPKDEDVHLFDTDPGAIRAQAYDLVLNGYEVGGGSMRIYKRDVQEKMFAALGLSPEVANEKFGYLLEAFEYGTPPHGGIAFGLDRLVMLLAGRTNLRETIAFPKTASATDLLMNAPSEVDNSQLEQLHIRVARKPVAEKK is encoded by the coding sequence ATGAAAAGAAGTCATCATTGCGGCGCATTAACAACCGCACACATCGGTGAAACCGTAACATTGAACGGCTGGGTACAGACCCGCCGTGACCTGGGGGGCGTACTGTTTATCGATCTGCGTGATCGCAGTGGTATTGTACAAGTTGTTTTCAACCCAGCTTACTCTGGCGAAGCATTGCAAATCGCTGACAGAGTGCGTAGTGAATATGTTATCGCCGTATCGGGTAAAGTGGTTAAACGGGATGCCGAAACGGTCAACAAAAACCTGCCTACAGGCGAAATTGAAGTTCAAATTACCGAGATCGAAGTGCTGAACGCGGCCAAAACACCTCCATTCTTTATCGAAGATGGTGTGGAAGTTGACGAGAGTCTTCGTTTGAAATATCGTTACCTGGACCTGCGTCGTCCGGAAATGTTCGAAACATTGAAGCTTCGTTCCAAAGCATCCAAAGTGTTCCGTGATTATCTGGATGGAGAAGAATTCGTTGAAGTGGAAACACCGATCCTGACTAAGAGCTCCCCGGAAGGTGCGCGTGACTATCTCGTACCAAGCCGTGTGCATGAAGGTGAATTTTTCGCCCTGCCGCAATCCCCACAAATTTACAAACAATTGCTGATGGTCGGCGGACTTGAGCGTTACTATCAGATCGCACGTTGTTTCCGTGATGAAGATTTGCGTGCAGACCGTCAACCGGAATTCACCCAAGTCGACATCGAGACTTCCTTCCTTCAACAGGATGACCTGCTGCCAATGATGGAAGAGCTGATGGCCAAATTGCTTCGTGAAACGAAAGGCATTGAGCTGGAACTACCTTTCCAACGGATTACGTATGCAGATGCCATGGGTAAATACGGTTCAGACAAACCAGATCTGCGTTTTGGCATGGAACTGGTCGAAATGAACGATATCGTAGCGAACAGCGGTGTAAAAGTATTTGCTTCTGTCATCGAAAAAGGTGGAGAAGTGAAAGTGCTAAACGCCAAAGGCTGTGGTACATGGAGCCGTAAAGAAATCGATGACCTCGGACCATTCGCAGCACGGTACGGTGCAAAAGGATTGGCATGGATTCAAGTCAAAGATGGCGAGTTCAAAGGACCAATCGTGAAGTTCTTTACGCCGGAAGAGATCGAAGCCGTCAAAGAACGTACGGGCGCTGAAGAAGGCGACTTGCTGCTCTTCTCTGCTGACACTAAAAAAGTGGTTGCTGATGTACTGGGAGCACTTCGTTTGAAAATCGGTCGTCAACTGGGCTTGATCGATGACAGCAAATTCAAATTTGCATGGGTCGTAGACTTCCCGCTGCTCGGATACGATGAAGATGCGAAACGTTATGTGGCAGAACACCATCCGTTCACTCGTCCAAAAGACGAAGATGTGCATCTGTTCGACACAGATCCGGGTGCGATCCGCGCTCAAGCGTATGACCTTGTTCTGAATGGTTATGAAGTAGGCGGCGGTTCGATGCGTATTTACAAACGTGATGTTCAGGAAAAAATGTTCGCTGCACTGGGACTCTCCCCGGAAGTAGCCAACGAGAAATTTGGATACCTGCTTGAAGCATTTGAATACGGAACGCCACCACACGGCGGAATCGCTTTTGGTCTCGACCGTCTGGTGATGCTGCTGGCAGGTCGCACGAATCTGCGTGAAACGATTGCCTTCCCGAAAACGGCAAGTGCAACGGATCTGCTCATGAATGCACCATCTGAAGTGGATAACTCCCAATTGGAACAACTTCACATCCGCGTAGCCCGCAAACCGGTGGCGGAAAAGAAATAA
- a CDS encoding tRNA threonylcarbamoyladenosine dehydratase, with protein MLHQFSRTELAIGPEGLNALKNSTVAVLGIGGVGGIAVEALARSGVGRIILIDKDVVDITNINRQIHALTTTVGQKKADLMVERVKLINPECDAIALNMFYTEETYEELFKYELDYVLDASDTIIYKIHLIKECLKRKIPVISSMGAANKMDPTKFQVADISKTTMDPIARVVRTKLRKDGIKKGVKVVFSTEEPLKPRADVTQKIVPENAPEIRKAKQPPASNAFVPPVAGLIMVSVAVKELIEIAENKQQ; from the coding sequence ATGCTCCATCAATTTTCAAGAACAGAACTGGCTATCGGACCTGAAGGTCTGAACGCCTTGAAAAATAGTACAGTCGCTGTGCTCGGCATCGGCGGTGTGGGCGGTATTGCCGTGGAAGCACTCGCACGCAGTGGCGTTGGCCGTATCATTCTCATTGATAAAGACGTGGTGGACATCACCAACATCAATCGTCAGATTCATGCTTTGACAACGACCGTTGGTCAGAAAAAAGCAGATTTGATGGTGGAGCGGGTGAAGCTGATCAATCCGGAGTGCGATGCGATTGCACTGAATATGTTTTACACCGAAGAGACATATGAGGAATTGTTCAAGTATGAGCTGGATTATGTGCTGGATGCGTCCGACACGATCATATACAAAATCCATCTTATCAAGGAATGCCTGAAGCGGAAGATTCCGGTCATCTCCAGCATGGGTGCGGCAAACAAAATGGACCCGACGAAATTCCAGGTAGCGGACATTTCAAAAACAACCATGGACCCGATTGCCCGTGTTGTTCGTACAAAATTGCGCAAAGATGGCATCAAAAAAGGGGTGAAAGTGGTCTTCTCCACCGAAGAACCGCTGAAACCGCGCGCAGATGTAACGCAGAAAATTGTTCCTGAGAATGCGCCGGAAATTCGCAAGGCCAAACAGCCACCAGCGAGTAACGCCTTTGTTCCTCCGGTAGCCGGACTGATCATGGTCAGTGTGGCTGTCAAGGAACTGATCGAAATTGCAGAGAACAAGCAGCAGTAA
- a CDS encoding serine hydrolase produces MRKAIRNTSLAVLLLSASIVTACTPTNGVAASDQKSIEKVSLEGPIDSKEVEAFANAVFADKMKEFNTVGSNFVVVKDGKVVLSKGYGYADREKKIPVDKDTVFQIGSVTKSFTALAAMQLVDQGKIDLKHDIQEYLGGMKVPNKTGKPLTMFDLLTYTSGVDLPDIVTDYSVEYLNKDISMKGYLNKNMPTVVRPPGEVYTYDNFGFMLAGYAVENVSGMPYSHYMEKNIFKPLGMNKTSVRLTPEVLSNMAAHYGPNGELQPTMGTAPSVKPEGGMTSTGTDMAKYLIMHLNKGKFEGKEIVSKKSIDLMHTYQYYADPTIPITTVGFEGYFNNVMNGQHVILKGGNVPGHSSLIAILPEKNTAFYLSYNNDSMMSLGVFEAFMNHYFPKTVKTQPSTYSKISKQAAQAYVGLYRNTRFYGVRTKISYANGNLFMETGTTGKHTLKMVHPLLFEDEAGNKMAFKKDKSGDITYFYYTNPQGIDIVAHAQKVKMKTAFSDVPNDSVYKSYIDNLNALDIMGAKSGNRFDPKGKMTQGEFADVLLRAHGMHTFPDEFRENKKRMIAGIPNYQPKSLMTRQMAAVMIQNLKHAAPGTNVKLIGKTDSWAVDAVAALVSQGIVDPDTKMNSNRNVDFRSTQTLSRQEASALLDKAFNYYTLPIKP; encoded by the coding sequence ATGAGAAAAGCAATTCGCAATACCAGTCTTGCAGTTCTGCTATTATCTGCGAGTATCGTAACAGCTTGTACACCTACGAATGGTGTAGCTGCATCAGATCAGAAATCAATAGAGAAAGTCAGCTTGGAGGGGCCGATAGATTCAAAGGAAGTAGAGGCGTTCGCTAACGCTGTATTTGCGGATAAGATGAAGGAATTCAATACCGTTGGCTCCAATTTTGTAGTCGTTAAGGATGGGAAAGTGGTTTTAAGTAAAGGGTACGGTTATGCAGATAGAGAAAAGAAGATACCTGTTGATAAAGATACTGTTTTCCAAATTGGATCTGTTACCAAGTCTTTTACAGCATTGGCGGCTATGCAGCTTGTCGATCAAGGGAAAATTGATCTTAAGCATGACATCCAAGAATATCTCGGTGGAATGAAAGTACCAAACAAAACCGGAAAACCGCTGACGATGTTTGATCTGCTTACCTATACGAGCGGGGTGGACTTGCCAGATATCGTCACTGATTATTCGGTGGAATATTTGAATAAGGACATTTCAATGAAGGGGTATCTCAATAAGAATATGCCGACTGTGGTAAGACCTCCGGGAGAAGTTTATACGTATGACAATTTTGGTTTTATGTTGGCGGGATATGCAGTAGAGAACGTAAGCGGCATGCCTTATTCACATTATATGGAGAAAAATATATTCAAACCATTAGGGATGAACAAGACCAGTGTTAGATTGACTCCTGAGGTATTATCCAATATGGCTGCACACTATGGACCGAACGGTGAGCTTCAGCCGACAATGGGAACTGCACCTTCCGTGAAGCCTGAAGGAGGTATGACTTCAACAGGTACAGACATGGCTAAGTACTTGATTATGCACTTAAACAAAGGAAAATTTGAAGGCAAAGAAATCGTCAGCAAAAAAAGCATCGATTTGATGCATACCTATCAATATTACGCTGATCCTACAATTCCTATCACAACCGTTGGATTCGAAGGGTATTTCAACAATGTGATGAATGGTCAGCATGTAATACTCAAGGGAGGAAATGTTCCGGGTCATTCCTCTTTAATTGCCATCTTGCCAGAGAAGAATACTGCCTTTTACTTGTCTTATAATAACGATTCAATGATGAGTTTAGGTGTGTTCGAGGCATTTATGAATCACTATTTTCCCAAGACTGTAAAAACGCAGCCATCCACCTATTCGAAAATAAGCAAACAAGCCGCCCAAGCTTACGTTGGATTATACAGAAACACACGTTTTTATGGAGTAAGGACTAAAATTTCTTATGCAAATGGGAATTTGTTCATGGAAACGGGGACTACAGGCAAACATACGCTGAAAATGGTTCATCCGCTTCTATTTGAAGATGAAGCCGGTAATAAAATGGCATTCAAAAAAGATAAATCCGGTGATATCACCTATTTCTATTATACGAATCCCCAAGGAATAGATATCGTTGCTCATGCCCAAAAAGTAAAGATGAAAACTGCATTCTCCGATGTGCCCAATGACAGTGTATATAAATCGTATATTGATAATTTAAACGCATTAGACATTATGGGAGCCAAATCAGGTAACCGCTTTGATCCTAAAGGAAAGATGACACAGGGAGAATTTGCGGATGTATTGCTGCGCGCCCATGGCATGCATACGTTTCCGGATGAATTTCGTGAAAATAAGAAACGAATGATAGCGGGAATCCCCAATTATCAACCCAAGTCCTTAATGACAAGACAAATGGCGGCAGTTATGATTCAAAATCTTAAGCATGCAGCGCCTGGAACGAATGTTAAACTGATCGGCAAAACGGATTCATGGGCGGTTGATGCTGTTGCTGCGCTTGTTTCTCAAGGTATTGTAGACCCGGATACGAAGATGAATTCGAATCGGAATGTTGATTTCCGGTCCACACAAACGTTGAGTCGCCAAGAAGCTAGTGCACTGCTTGATAAAGCTTTTAATTACTACACCTTACCAATCAAACCCTGA
- a CDS encoding ABC transporter ATP-binding protein, producing the protein MEEQQQAGQAEPKVGKKGFKDFVKLIAATNPPKLILIVALILTLIQTTAGLIVPLMTKGLIDGLTMSALNKSVIFLLLGAFVIQAIASGISIYMLNYAGQRVVATLRTKLWNKVLSLPMPYFDRNRTGDTMSRITNDTSQIMTLIADYLVSFVSNIVAVVGGVALLFYLDWVMSLIILSLVPLTLLILLPVGRKMYKISKKQQDEMAGLTSVLSQVIGEIRLVKAYGTEKQEAEAGDSRIGKMFAFGLQEARILALIGPLFTFVMTAVLVVILGVGGMRVASGLLSPGELVAFILLLFQVIMPMGQFTTLYSRLQKVVGATERIQSILAHEEEPRHSTTIAPKGNETITFNNLHFSYVTGEEVLHGINLTVPARKVTAIVGPSGSGKSTLFSLLEQFYLPGSGSISYGGQAITDYSLSSWRSKIGYVSQESPLMAGTIKENMTYGLGREASMDEIRQAADMAYSSAFIDKLPQGYDTEVGERGIKLSGGQRQRIAIARALLRSPDILMLDEATSSLDSTSEHEVQQALSNLMEGRTTVVIAHRLSTVVDSDQIVVLEQGHVTGTGTHAELISTHPVYRELAQKQFVAQDGKSDLEPV; encoded by the coding sequence ATGGAAGAGCAACAACAAGCGGGACAGGCTGAACCGAAAGTAGGAAAAAAAGGATTCAAGGATTTTGTGAAGCTGATTGCTGCCACAAATCCACCGAAGCTTATTCTGATCGTAGCGTTGATCCTGACACTCATTCAGACGACAGCCGGACTGATTGTGCCATTGATGACCAAGGGCCTGATTGATGGGCTTACGATGTCCGCGCTGAACAAGTCTGTTATTTTCCTGCTGCTGGGTGCATTTGTTATTCAGGCCATCGCTTCAGGCATCAGCATCTATATGTTGAACTATGCAGGTCAACGGGTGGTTGCGACACTGCGAACAAAGCTGTGGAACAAGGTGTTATCCCTACCGATGCCATATTTCGACCGGAATCGTACGGGTGATACGATGAGTCGAATTACAAATGATACGAGTCAGATTATGACGTTAATTGCGGATTATCTTGTTTCTTTTGTATCCAACATCGTTGCGGTTGTGGGCGGGGTAGCATTGCTTTTCTATCTGGATTGGGTCATGTCACTTATTATCCTGAGTCTGGTTCCGCTCACGCTGCTGATTCTGTTACCTGTTGGACGTAAAATGTACAAAATCTCCAAAAAGCAGCAGGACGAAATGGCTGGTCTTACTTCGGTGCTCAGCCAAGTCATTGGCGAGATTCGTTTGGTGAAAGCGTATGGTACAGAGAAACAGGAGGCGGAAGCAGGCGATTCCCGTATTGGGAAGATGTTTGCTTTTGGACTACAGGAAGCTCGGATTTTGGCGTTGATCGGTCCGCTCTTTACGTTTGTCATGACGGCAGTACTGGTTGTTATTCTGGGGGTTGGCGGCATGCGGGTGGCTTCTGGATTGCTGTCTCCGGGGGAACTGGTTGCCTTCATTCTGTTGTTGTTCCAGGTCATTATGCCAATGGGGCAATTTACGACACTGTATTCGCGCCTGCAAAAGGTTGTCGGTGCCACAGAACGCATACAATCTATACTGGCACATGAAGAAGAACCTCGTCATAGTACAACCATTGCTCCAAAGGGCAATGAGACGATTACATTTAACAACCTGCACTTCTCTTACGTGACAGGGGAAGAGGTACTGCATGGGATTAATCTGACTGTTCCGGCCCGTAAAGTGACGGCTATTGTCGGGCCAAGCGGTAGCGGGAAATCAACGTTGTTCTCCTTGTTGGAACAATTCTATCTTCCTGGTTCAGGTAGTATATCGTATGGTGGACAAGCCATCACGGATTATTCGTTGTCCTCCTGGCGCAGCAAGATTGGATATGTATCACAGGAAAGCCCTCTGATGGCTGGGACCATCAAGGAAAACATGACATACGGGCTGGGTCGTGAGGCAAGTATGGACGAAATTAGACAGGCGGCAGACATGGCGTATTCCTCAGCTTTTATTGATAAATTGCCTCAGGGCTACGATACGGAAGTCGGAGAACGCGGGATCAAGCTCTCCGGTGGTCAACGCCAACGGATCGCTATTGCTCGTGCACTGCTGCGCAGCCCGGATATTCTGATGCTGGATGAAGCGACATCCAGTCTGGACAGCACTTCCGAACATGAAGTACAGCAAGCTCTGTCCAATCTGATGGAAGGACGAACGACGGTTGTTATTGCACACCGATTGTCCACCGTCGTCGATTCTGACCAGATTGTTGTTCTGGAACAGGGCCATGTGACGGGAACCGGAACACATGCGGAGTTGATCAGTACACATCCGGTATACCGTGAACTGGCCCAGAAACAGTTTGTGGCACAGGATGGAAAGTCGGATTTGGAGCCGGTATGA
- the hisS gene encoding histidine--tRNA ligase gives MAFQKPTGTQDLLPGVVEKWQFVEEKIRDLCRRFNYREIRTPIFEQTTLFERGVGETTDIVEKEMYTFKDKGDRSMTLRPEGTAGVVRAFVENKLYGEPDVTKLYYVGPMFRYERPQAGRQRQFHQFGVEAFGAVDPAIDAEVIALGYQFCVELGLKDVKVEVNSVGNAASRAAYREELLGFLRPMKDTLCKDCQNRMERNPLRVLDCKVDQDKFVGAPSILDSLDEEATNHFAKVQSLLEDFGVDYTVNTRLVRGLDYYTMTAFELKAQGIGAIDTVGGGGRYNGLVGDIGGPDQPGIGFGIGLERIQLILEHQNIDVSALAPLDVYFVALGEAADREVNRLLFQLRQSGLSGERDYLGRKMKAQMKSADRYKARYTAILGDDELERGEIALKSMDTGEQQTVKLEELIESIQGAK, from the coding sequence ATGGCTTTTCAGAAACCAACAGGAACTCAGGATTTGCTGCCTGGGGTTGTGGAGAAGTGGCAGTTTGTAGAGGAGAAAATAAGGGACCTGTGTCGTCGGTTTAATTATCGGGAAATTCGCACACCCATCTTCGAACAGACCACATTGTTTGAGCGGGGTGTAGGAGAGACAACGGACATCGTTGAGAAAGAGATGTACACGTTCAAGGACAAGGGAGATCGCAGCATGACCCTCCGTCCGGAAGGAACTGCTGGTGTTGTACGTGCTTTTGTAGAGAATAAACTCTATGGGGAGCCAGATGTAACCAAACTCTATTATGTCGGCCCGATGTTTCGCTATGAGCGTCCGCAGGCAGGACGTCAGCGTCAGTTCCACCAGTTCGGAGTGGAGGCATTCGGAGCAGTCGATCCGGCGATTGATGCCGAGGTTATCGCACTCGGTTATCAGTTCTGTGTCGAGCTGGGACTTAAAGATGTCAAAGTCGAAGTAAACTCGGTTGGTAATGCGGCAAGTCGTGCTGCTTATCGTGAAGAACTGCTTGGATTCCTGAGACCCATGAAAGATACCCTGTGCAAGGATTGTCAAAACCGCATGGAGCGTAATCCGCTTCGCGTTCTGGATTGCAAGGTGGATCAGGACAAGTTTGTCGGTGCACCATCCATTCTGGATAGCCTGGACGAGGAAGCAACGAATCACTTTGCAAAAGTTCAAAGTCTTCTGGAGGATTTTGGCGTAGATTACACAGTGAACACAAGATTGGTACGTGGACTTGATTATTACACCATGACGGCATTTGAATTGAAGGCTCAAGGTATTGGTGCGATTGATACCGTGGGTGGCGGCGGCAGATATAACGGCCTCGTTGGGGACATTGGTGGACCGGATCAACCGGGCATTGGTTTTGGTATCGGTCTGGAACGCATTCAACTGATTCTGGAACACCAAAACATTGATGTAAGTGCCCTCGCTCCGCTTGATGTATACTTTGTTGCTCTCGGTGAAGCAGCGGACCGGGAAGTAAACCGTCTGTTGTTCCAACTTCGTCAGTCTGGTCTTTCCGGCGAGCGTGACTATCTGGGTCGCAAGATGAAAGCCCAAATGAAGTCAGCGGATCGTTATAAAGCTCGCTACACGGCGATTCTGGGAGACGATGAGCTGGAACGTGGAGAGATTGCACTTAAATCGATGGACACAGGTGAACAGCAAACCGTGAAACTGGAAGAGCTGATTGAAAGCATTCAGGGAGCTAAATAA
- a CDS encoding sensor domain-containing protein, translated as MNKTIRCFFQNGYFLLLTFATGLFYFSFYLVTLTLGIGLSFTVAGIPLLIQVLRTTLTFVQYERIQTKIYTDITTQPYERRIRIDQSLWAQAREELMNTRNWVAICWLMLKLGIGILCLLCAALLCVIPLLLMLTPLFFPIFDIHLFGMQIDTFMKSLFIMAIGVVFAFISSWLLKVLVRLIGGYTRQMTKRLNR; from the coding sequence ATGAATAAAACGATCCGTTGCTTTTTCCAAAATGGGTACTTCTTATTGCTCACTTTTGCTACAGGATTATTTTACTTTAGCTTTTACTTGGTTACTCTGACATTAGGCATAGGTCTTTCTTTTACAGTCGCAGGCATTCCCCTGCTCATACAAGTATTGCGAACCACGCTAACCTTCGTGCAATACGAACGTATACAAACGAAGATCTACACCGATATCACCACTCAGCCTTACGAACGGAGAATAAGAATAGATCAGTCCTTATGGGCGCAAGCCAGAGAGGAACTTATGAATACACGTAACTGGGTCGCGATCTGTTGGTTGATGTTGAAGTTAGGGATTGGTATTCTATGTCTCCTATGTGCTGCTTTGCTCTGCGTGATACCCCTTTTGTTAATGCTAACTCCGCTGTTCTTTCCTATCTTTGATATCCACCTTTTCGGAATGCAGATAGATACCTTCATGAAATCACTTTTCATTATGGCTATCGGGGTTGTTTTTGCTTTTATTAGTTCTTGGCTATTAAAGGTCTTGGTTCGTCTAATCGGCGGCTACACGCGTCAAATGACAAAAAGGTTAAACCGATAG